In Pseudomonas rhizosphaerae, one DNA window encodes the following:
- a CDS encoding GMC family oxidoreductase yields the protein MPIVSSVYDYIVVGAGPAGCLLANRLSADPSVKVLLLEAGGQDNYAWIHIPVGYLFCIGNPRTDWCFKTQPQPGLDGRSLNYPRGKVLGGCSSINGMIYMRGQSSDYDRWEALGNPGWGWKDVLPLFRKSENHHAGTSEFHSADGEWRVEQQRYRWPILDAFREAAAESGIASIDDFNTGDNQGCGYFQVNQKSGVRWNSAKAFLRPARTRANLTIHTGVRVDKVLLEEGRAHAVVARWQGEDHPFQARGEIILCAGAIGSPNILQRSGIGPRPLLERLGITVQHELPGVGGNLQDHLQLRLVYKVSNARTLNQVANSLWGKFGMGVRYLYDRSGPLAMAPSQLGAFVRSSPEQPSPNLQYHVQPLSLERFGEPLHRFPAFTASVCNLRPKSRGRVDISSADPDSPPLIDPNYLSDPDDVQVAVDAIRLTRKIVQGAALQGFAPQEYLPGVDVQSEEALRAAAGRIGTTIFHPAGTCRMGNDTLAVVDAQLKVRGVQGLRVADASIMPEIVSGNTCSPTVMIAEKAAQMILDPQPLEAVPVTSLQMPETI from the coding sequence ATGCCAATAGTCTCATCCGTCTACGACTACATCGTTGTCGGCGCCGGCCCTGCAGGTTGCCTGCTCGCCAATCGCCTGTCTGCCGATCCCTCGGTCAAGGTGCTGCTGCTCGAAGCCGGTGGCCAGGACAACTATGCCTGGATCCATATTCCTGTCGGGTATCTGTTCTGCATCGGCAACCCCCGCACCGATTGGTGCTTCAAGACCCAGCCCCAGCCAGGCCTGGATGGCCGCAGCCTGAACTATCCGCGAGGCAAGGTCCTGGGTGGCTGCTCGTCGATCAACGGCATGATCTACATGCGTGGCCAGTCCAGCGACTACGATCGTTGGGAAGCCTTAGGCAATCCGGGCTGGGGCTGGAAAGACGTGCTGCCGCTGTTTCGCAAGAGCGAAAACCATCACGCCGGTACGTCCGAATTCCACAGTGCCGACGGCGAGTGGCGCGTGGAGCAGCAGCGTTATCGCTGGCCGATTCTCGACGCCTTCCGCGAGGCTGCGGCTGAATCCGGGATTGCCAGCATCGACGACTTCAACACCGGGGACAACCAGGGTTGCGGTTACTTCCAGGTCAATCAGAAATCCGGGGTGCGCTGGAATTCGGCCAAGGCCTTCCTGCGGCCGGCGCGCACACGAGCGAACCTGACGATCCACACAGGAGTACGAGTGGACAAGGTGTTGCTGGAAGAGGGTCGTGCCCACGCCGTGGTTGCTCGCTGGCAGGGTGAAGATCACCCGTTTCAGGCGCGCGGTGAGATCATCCTGTGTGCAGGGGCGATCGGCTCGCCGAACATTCTCCAGCGCTCTGGAATCGGCCCGCGGCCATTGCTCGAGCGCCTGGGCATCACGGTGCAACATGAGCTGCCCGGCGTGGGCGGCAACTTGCAGGACCACCTGCAACTGCGGCTGGTGTACAAGGTCAGCAATGCGCGCACGCTCAACCAGGTAGCCAACAGCCTGTGGGGCAAATTCGGCATGGGTGTGCGCTACCTGTACGACCGCAGTGGGCCGTTGGCCATGGCGCCCAGCCAGTTGGGAGCTTTCGTGCGATCAAGCCCGGAGCAGCCCTCCCCCAACCTGCAATATCACGTGCAGCCGCTGTCGCTAGAGCGCTTCGGCGAGCCGCTGCACCGGTTCCCGGCATTCACTGCTTCGGTGTGCAACCTGCGGCCGAAAAGTCGGGGACGGGTCGATATCAGCTCGGCCGATCCCGATTCGCCGCCGCTGATCGATCCCAACTACCTCAGCGATCCCGACGACGTGCAGGTGGCCGTGGATGCCATTCGCCTGACTCGCAAGATCGTCCAGGGCGCAGCTCTGCAAGGCTTCGCGCCGCAGGAATACCTGCCGGGCGTGGACGTGCAGAGTGAAGAAGCGCTGCGCGCAGCGGCAGGACGCATAGGAACGACTATCTTTCATCCAGCAGGCACCTGCCGCATGGGCAACGACACGCTCGCGGTGGTGGATGCACAACTCAAGGTACGCGGTGTTCAAGGCCTGCGTGTGGCGGACGCGTCGATCATGCCGGAAATCGTCTCGGGCAATACCTGCTCGCCGACCGTGATGATCGCTGAAAAGGCGGCGCAGATGATTCTTGACCCGCAGCCGTTGGAGGCCGTACCGGTGACATCGCTGCAGATGCCGGAAACGATTTGA
- a CDS encoding lysophospholipid acyltransferase family protein — MSILRAIRIFAFYLLLGSSALLWCTLSFFIAPFLSFKARYRFINVYWCRCALWLTRVMLGIDVQVKGANNVPETPCVIVSNHQSTWETFFLSAYFQPLSQVLKRELLFVPFFGWAMAMLRPIAIDRDNPKSALKEVASKGDTLLKDGVWVLIFPEGTRVPYGQIGKFTRSGSALAVNAGLPVLPIAHNAGRYWPKEGWNKHRGTIEVVIGAPMYAEGTGPRAIAALNERVQAWNEQAQQAMGALPEQPEIASTPVI; from the coding sequence ATGTCGATCCTGCGGGCAATCAGAATCTTTGCCTTTTATCTGCTGCTGGGCAGCAGCGCCTTGCTGTGGTGCACCTTGAGCTTCTTCATCGCGCCTTTCCTGTCGTTCAAGGCACGCTATCGTTTCATCAACGTCTACTGGTGCCGGTGTGCGTTGTGGCTGACGCGCGTCATGCTGGGCATCGACGTTCAGGTCAAGGGTGCGAACAACGTGCCCGAAACGCCATGCGTCATCGTTTCCAATCATCAGAGTACCTGGGAGACCTTCTTCCTTTCCGCCTACTTTCAGCCTTTGAGCCAAGTGCTCAAGCGCGAGCTGCTGTTCGTGCCGTTCTTCGGCTGGGCCATGGCCATGCTGCGTCCCATCGCCATCGATCGCGACAACCCCAAGTCGGCGCTCAAGGAAGTGGCGAGCAAAGGAGACACACTGTTGAAGGACGGGGTGTGGGTATTGATCTTCCCGGAAGGCACACGCGTGCCCTACGGCCAGATCGGCAAATTCACCCGCAGCGGCAGCGCTTTGGCGGTGAACGCGGGATTGCCGGTATTGCCCATTGCCCACAACGCCGGACGCTACTGGCCCAAGGAAGGCTGGAACAAACATCGTGGCACCATCGAGGTTGTCATCGGTGCGCCGATGTACGCCGAAGGCACGGGTCCGCGAGCCATTGCGGCGCTGAACGAACGCGTGCAAGCGTGGAATGAGCAGGCGCAACAGGCCATGGGAGCGCTTCCCGAGCAACCGGAAATCGCCTCCACGCCGGTGATCTGA
- the glyS gene encoding glycine--tRNA ligase subunit beta, whose product MSAQDFLVELGTEELPPKALNTLADAFLAGIEKGLQAAGLNYSAKNVYAAPRRLAVLITGLDTQQPDRSINLDGPPLQAAFNAEGEPTQAALGFAKKCGVDLSEIDRSGPKLRFSQNIVGKPTASLLPTIVEDSLNDLPIPKRMRWGARKEEFVRPTQWLVMLLGDDVIDCTILAQKAGRESRGHRFHHPENVRISSPAGYREDMRRVYVLADAHERRELIARRTAELATQQEGSAIVPPALLDEVTALVEWPVPLVCSFEERFLEVPQEALITTMQDNQKYFCLLDADGKLLPRFITVANIESKDPRQIVEGNEKVVRPRLTDAEFFFNQDKKQPLEAFNARLENVVFQAQLGSVYDKAVRVSKLAAYIASRIGGDPQRATRAGLLSKCDLATEMVGEFPEMQGVAGYYYALNAGEPEDVALALNEQYMPRGAGAELPSTLTGAAVAIADKLDTLVGIFGIGMLPTGSKDPYALRRAALGVLRILIDKQLDLNINDAVAFAVSAFGSKVKSAGLAEQVQEFIFDRLRARYEDEGIDVATYLSVRALQPGSALDFDQRVQAVQAFRRLPEAAALAAVNKRVSNLLSKADGKIAATVEPKYFDNANEFSLYSAITQADQAVGPMAAERRYNEALTRLAALREPVDAFFEAVMVNAEDANVRANRYALLARLRGLFLGVADISLLG is encoded by the coding sequence ATGAGTGCTCAAGATTTCCTGGTCGAGCTGGGCACCGAAGAGCTGCCACCCAAGGCCCTCAACACCCTGGCCGACGCTTTCCTGGCCGGCATCGAGAAAGGCCTGCAGGCCGCCGGCCTGAACTACAGCGCCAAGAACGTCTATGCCGCGCCTCGTCGCCTGGCCGTGCTGATCACCGGCCTGGACACCCAGCAGCCGGACCGCAGCATCAACCTCGACGGCCCGCCGTTGCAAGCCGCGTTCAATGCCGAAGGCGAGCCGACCCAGGCCGCGCTGGGCTTCGCCAAGAAGTGCGGCGTGGACCTCAGCGAAATCGACCGCAGCGGTCCCAAGCTGCGCTTCAGCCAGAACATCGTCGGCAAGCCGACGGCCAGTCTGCTGCCGACCATCGTCGAAGACTCGCTCAACGACTTGCCGATCCCCAAGCGCATGCGCTGGGGCGCACGCAAGGAAGAGTTCGTACGTCCGACCCAATGGCTGGTCATGCTGCTGGGCGACGATGTCATCGACTGCACCATCCTGGCTCAGAAAGCCGGACGCGAGTCGCGTGGCCACCGCTTCCATCATCCAGAGAACGTGCGCATCAGCTCGCCCGCTGGCTACCGTGAAGACATGCGTCGCGTCTACGTACTGGCCGATGCCCATGAACGCCGTGAATTGATCGCCCGGCGCACCGCCGAGCTGGCCACCCAGCAGGAAGGCAGTGCCATCGTGCCGCCGGCCCTGCTCGACGAGGTGACGGCGCTGGTCGAATGGCCCGTGCCGCTGGTGTGCTCGTTCGAAGAGCGGTTCCTGGAAGTCCCGCAGGAAGCACTGATCACCACCATGCAGGACAACCAGAAGTATTTCTGCCTGCTGGATGCCGACGGCAAGCTGCTGCCGCGCTTCATCACCGTTGCCAACATCGAGAGCAAGGATCCGCGCCAGATCGTCGAGGGCAACGAGAAAGTCGTGCGCCCACGCCTGACCGACGCCGAATTCTTCTTCAACCAGGACAAGAAGCAGCCGCTGGAAGCGTTCAACGCGCGCCTCGAGAACGTGGTGTTCCAGGCGCAGTTGGGCAGTGTCTACGACAAGGCCGTGCGGGTGTCCAAGCTGGCGGCCTACATCGCCTCGCGCATTGGTGGCGACCCTCAACGCGCCACCCGCGCCGGGTTGCTGTCCAAGTGCGACCTGGCCACCGAGATGGTCGGCGAATTCCCCGAGATGCAGGGCGTGGCCGGCTATTACTACGCGCTCAACGCGGGCGAGCCCGAAGACGTCGCCCTGGCGCTCAACGAGCAATACATGCCCCGTGGCGCCGGCGCCGAGCTGCCCAGTACCCTGACCGGTGCGGCCGTGGCCATCGCCGACAAGCTCGACACCCTGGTCGGCATCTTCGGCATCGGCATGCTGCCCACCGGCAGCAAGGACCCCTATGCCCTGCGCCGTGCCGCACTGGGCGTGCTGCGCATCCTGATCGACAAGCAGCTGGACCTGAACATCAACGATGCCGTGGCCTTCGCTGTCTCCGCGTTCGGCAGCAAGGTGAAGTCCGCCGGGCTGGCCGAGCAGGTGCAGGAGTTCATCTTCGACCGCCTGCGTGCTCGCTACGAAGACGAAGGCATCGATGTGGCCACCTACCTGTCGGTACGTGCCTTGCAGCCAGGTTCGGCATTGGACTTCGACCAGCGCGTGCAGGCCGTCCAGGCTTTCCGCCGACTGCCCGAAGCCGCTGCCCTGGCGGCCGTCAACAAGCGCGTCTCGAACCTGTTGAGCAAGGCCGACGGCAAGATCGCCGCCACCGTGGAGCCCAAGTACTTCGACAACGCCAACGAGTTCTCGCTGTACTCGGCCATTACCCAGGCTGACCAGGCCGTAGGGCCCATGGCCGCCGAACGTCGCTACAACGAAGCGCTGACTCGCCTGGCCGCCCTGCGCGAGCCGGTTGATGCGTTCTTCGAAGCGGTGATGGTCAATGCCGAGGATGCCAATGTGCGGGCCAACCGCTATGCCTTGCTGGCACGGCTGCGTGGTCTGTTCCTGGGCGTTGCCGACATTTCCTTGCTGGGGTAA
- a CDS encoding MFS transporter yields the protein MTDYLQHGAAAVPAVNRDEKKIIFASSLGTVFEWYDFFLYGALAAVISKQFFAGVNDTTAFIFALMAFAAGFLVRPFGALVFGRLGDMIGRKYTFLMTIILMGVSTFAVGLLPTYASIGIAAPIILVLLRMLQGLALGGEYGGAATYVAEHAPQHKRGFHTGWIQSTATLGLLLSLLVVLGSRYISGDQFEVWGWRLPFLLSIVLLGISTWIRLSLSESPTFTKMKSEGKTSKSPIRESFGSWQNLKIVLTALFSINAGQAVTFYCAQFYVLFFLTQFLKMDPALANQLLIISVIIGAPFFVFFGWLSDRVGRKLILMLGLLLATFAYFPLFKSLSHYANPQIDQATRTSPVTVMADPSTCTFQFDPVGKAKFDSPCDKVKTLLVKSGVPYTSAAASDATDVAVTIGDQRINGYDEPALRAAIAQAGYPAKADSSLVNKTMVVVIIVAMILIATMTYGPLAAVMVELFPTRIRYTSLSLPYHIGNGWFGGFLPTVSFALVVYTGDIYYGLWYPVLVTGISFVVGMFCLKETRHVDLDKV from the coding sequence ATGACGGATTATCTGCAACACGGCGCGGCAGCAGTGCCTGCGGTGAACCGGGACGAGAAGAAGATCATCTTCGCCTCATCCCTGGGGACCGTATTCGAATGGTATGACTTCTTCCTGTACGGCGCCCTGGCGGCGGTGATCAGCAAGCAGTTCTTTGCCGGGGTGAACGACACTACCGCTTTCATCTTCGCCTTGATGGCGTTTGCGGCGGGCTTTCTGGTACGACCTTTCGGCGCCTTGGTGTTCGGACGCCTGGGCGATATGATCGGGCGCAAGTACACCTTTCTGATGACCATCATTCTGATGGGGGTGTCGACCTTTGCAGTGGGGTTGCTGCCCACCTACGCCAGCATCGGCATCGCGGCACCGATCATTCTGGTGTTGTTGCGCATGCTGCAGGGCTTGGCCTTGGGCGGCGAGTACGGCGGTGCGGCGACCTACGTGGCCGAGCACGCACCGCAACACAAGCGTGGCTTCCACACCGGTTGGATCCAGTCGACCGCTACTTTGGGTCTGCTGCTGTCATTGCTGGTGGTGCTGGGCAGCCGCTACATCAGCGGCGATCAGTTCGAAGTCTGGGGCTGGCGCCTGCCGTTCCTGCTGTCGATCGTGCTGCTCGGCATCTCGACCTGGATCCGCTTGAGCCTGAGTGAGTCGCCGACTTTCACTAAAATGAAGTCCGAAGGCAAGACCAGCAAGTCGCCGATTCGTGAGTCGTTCGGGTCGTGGCAGAACCTTAAGATCGTACTGACCGCCCTGTTCAGTATCAACGCAGGTCAAGCGGTGACATTCTATTGTGCGCAGTTCTATGTGCTGTTCTTCCTGACGCAGTTTCTGAAGATGGACCCGGCGCTGGCCAACCAGCTGCTGATCATCAGCGTGATCATCGGTGCACCCTTTTTCGTGTTCTTCGGCTGGCTTTCTGACCGAGTCGGGCGCAAGCTGATTCTGATGCTGGGGCTGCTGCTCGCAACCTTCGCCTATTTTCCGTTGTTCAAGAGCTTGAGCCATTACGCCAATCCACAGATCGACCAAGCGACCCGTACCTCGCCGGTTACGGTAATGGCGGATCCAAGCACCTGTACCTTCCAGTTCGATCCGGTGGGCAAGGCCAAATTCGACAGCCCTTGCGACAAGGTCAAGACACTGCTGGTGAAGTCGGGTGTGCCTTACACCTCGGCGGCAGCGAGCGATGCGACTGACGTGGCGGTGACGATTGGCGATCAGCGCATCAATGGCTACGACGAGCCGGCGCTGCGTGCAGCCATCGCCCAGGCAGGCTACCCGGCCAAGGCCGACTCCAGCCTGGTGAACAAGACGATGGTGGTGGTGATCATCGTGGCGATGATACTGATCGCAACCATGACCTATGGGCCACTGGCTGCGGTGATGGTAGAACTCTTCCCTACCCGGATCCGCTATACCTCGCTATCCCTGCCCTACCACATTGGTAACGGCTGGTTTGGCGGATTTCTGCCGACGGTGTCGTTTGCGTTGGTGGTGTACACGGGGGATATCTACTACGGGCTGTGGTATCCGGTCCTGGTGACCGGCATCAGCTTCGTGGTGGGAATGTTCTGTTTGAAAGAGACGCGGCACGTGGATCTGGACAAGGTTTGA
- the gmhB gene encoding D-glycero-beta-D-manno-heptose 1,7-bisphosphate 7-phosphatase, giving the protein MLDRDGVINHDSDAYIKSVAEWLPLPGAIEAIAQLHQAGWTVAVATNQSGLARGYYDLATLDAMHERLRSLVAEQGGEVGLIVHCPHGPDDHCTCRKPLPGLLQTIASHYGVPLSGVWFVGDSLSDLQAATAVAAQPVLVKTGKGPRTLTRELPEGTLIFDDLAAVARHLIHT; this is encoded by the coding sequence ATGCTCGATCGCGACGGGGTCATCAACCATGACTCCGATGCCTACATCAAATCGGTCGCCGAGTGGCTGCCGTTGCCCGGCGCGATCGAAGCCATTGCGCAGTTGCACCAGGCCGGCTGGACGGTGGCGGTGGCCACCAACCAGTCCGGCCTGGCGCGCGGATACTACGACCTGGCCACCCTCGATGCCATGCACGAGCGCTTGCGCTCGCTGGTGGCCGAGCAGGGCGGCGAAGTCGGCCTGATCGTGCATTGTCCCCATGGCCCGGATGACCACTGCACGTGCCGCAAGCCGCTTCCCGGCTTGTTGCAGACCATCGCCAGCCACTATGGCGTGCCCCTGTCCGGCGTCTGGTTCGTCGGCGACAGTTTGAGCGACCTGCAAGCCGCCACGGCAGTGGCCGCTCAGCCTGTGCTGGTGAAAACCGGCAAAGGCCCACGTACCCTGACCCGCGAACTGCCCGAAGGGACGCTGATTTTCGATGACCTGGCGGCAGTTGCCAGGCACCTCATCCACACTTGA
- a CDS encoding LysR family transcriptional regulator, which yields MFDWNDLRFFLELQRSGRLLTAAKRLHTTHSTVARHIESIEGHLGTPLFVQNAHGYELTPAGQTLLKHAEAMENLALRAQEDITQSFNPLGKIRLGVTEGIGIAFITPRIGELFRRYPGLEVELVAVPRFVSILNREAEISVHLERPNADLLITRKLTDYNLALYASADYLAAAAPLRNREDLAQHRWIGYVDDLLFSQELLLLNSFCRSPVVAFRSTSVLAQQEAAGIGLGIAVLPVYMGAHDPRLVRVLPTETIQRSYWISTRRELHKSVRLRVVWDFLLQLCADEQATLLAT from the coding sequence ATGTTCGACTGGAACGACCTGCGCTTCTTTCTCGAGCTGCAACGCAGTGGTCGTCTGCTGACCGCGGCCAAGCGTCTGCACACGACACACAGCACGGTCGCCCGGCACATCGAAAGCATCGAGGGCCATCTGGGAACGCCGCTGTTCGTGCAGAACGCCCACGGCTACGAACTGACCCCGGCAGGGCAGACCCTGCTCAAGCACGCGGAAGCCATGGAGAACCTCGCCCTGCGCGCGCAGGAAGACATCACCCAGTCGTTCAACCCGCTGGGCAAGATCCGCCTGGGGGTGACCGAAGGCATCGGTATCGCCTTCATCACACCTCGCATCGGTGAACTGTTCAGGCGTTATCCCGGCCTGGAAGTTGAGCTGGTGGCCGTTCCGCGCTTCGTCAGCATCCTCAACCGTGAAGCCGAAATCAGCGTGCACCTGGAGCGCCCCAACGCCGATCTGCTGATCACCCGCAAGCTCACCGACTACAACCTGGCGCTGTATGCCAGTGCCGACTACCTGGCCGCCGCCGCACCCTTGCGCAACCGTGAAGACCTGGCGCAACACCGCTGGATCGGCTATGTCGACGATCTGCTGTTCAGCCAGGAACTGCTGTTGCTCAACAGCTTCTGCCGCAGCCCGGTCGTGGCGTTTCGCAGCACCAGCGTGCTGGCCCAACAGGAAGCCGCTGGCATCGGTCTGGGTATCGCCGTGCTGCCCGTGTACATGGGCGCGCACGACCCGCGACTGGTTCGCGTACTGCCCACCGAGACCATTCAGCGCAGTTACTGGATCAGCACACGGCGTGAACTGCACAAGTCGGTCCGCCTGCGCGTGGTCTGGGATTTTCTCCTGCAACTGTGCGCCGACGAACAAGCCACATTATTGGCAACTTGA
- a CDS encoding MFS transporter: protein MSQAMEGRVSPATLKKVICAAAVGNFVEWFDFAVYGFLATAIAQQFFPSGDATTGLLKTFAVFAVAFAFRPLGGIVFGMLGDRIGRKKVLAMTILLMAGATTLIGLLPTYAAIGIAAPIMLTLIRCAQGFSAGGEYAGACAYLMEHAPRTQRAWYGSFIPVSTFSAFACAAVMAYALDASLSAEAMASWGWRVPFLIAAPLGLVGLYLRWRLDETPAFQAVKQEHDVAHSPLKDTLRSHGGAILCLGAFVSLTALSFYAFTTYFATYLQVVGGLSRATALLISVIALVFAALMCPVAGAFSDKVGRRATVATTGVLMIMVVYPSFLLASSGSFAASVLGVMMLAVGAVLSGVVTAALLSETFPTRTRYTASAITYNLAYTLFGGTAPLMATWLIGMTGSNLSPAFYLMVVSVLALAGGLALPETSKISLHGDAGEAVHEGQPVAV from the coding sequence ATGAGCCAGGCAATGGAAGGGCGGGTATCCCCCGCAACGTTGAAAAAGGTGATCTGCGCGGCGGCCGTAGGCAACTTCGTGGAATGGTTCGACTTCGCGGTCTATGGTTTTCTGGCCACTGCGATCGCCCAGCAGTTCTTCCCCAGTGGGGATGCCACTACGGGGTTGTTGAAGACATTCGCTGTGTTCGCCGTGGCCTTCGCCTTCCGACCACTGGGCGGCATCGTTTTCGGCATGCTCGGTGACCGAATCGGGCGCAAGAAGGTGCTGGCCATGACCATTCTGCTCATGGCAGGTGCAACGACGCTCATCGGCTTACTGCCTACCTATGCCGCCATCGGCATTGCCGCGCCTATCATGCTGACCTTGATTCGCTGTGCTCAGGGGTTTTCTGCGGGGGGTGAATATGCCGGAGCCTGTGCCTACCTGATGGAGCACGCGCCGCGTACGCAACGAGCCTGGTATGGCAGCTTCATCCCGGTGTCGACCTTCAGCGCGTTCGCCTGTGCTGCGGTGATGGCTTATGCACTGGATGCATCATTGTCGGCTGAGGCGATGGCCAGCTGGGGTTGGCGGGTGCCTTTCCTGATTGCTGCGCCACTGGGCCTGGTCGGTCTTTACCTGCGTTGGCGGTTGGATGAGACGCCGGCGTTCCAGGCAGTCAAGCAAGAGCATGACGTGGCCCACTCGCCGCTGAAGGACACCCTGCGCAGTCATGGCGGTGCGATTCTTTGCCTGGGCGCATTCGTGTCCCTGACCGCCCTCTCCTTCTATGCATTCACCACCTACTTTGCGACCTACCTGCAAGTGGTGGGTGGATTGAGTCGGGCCACGGCGTTGTTGATTTCAGTGATTGCCTTGGTATTCGCTGCATTGATGTGCCCCGTGGCAGGTGCGTTTTCCGACAAGGTCGGGCGCCGCGCAACCGTGGCTACAACTGGCGTGCTGATGATCATGGTGGTGTACCCATCGTTTCTCCTGGCCAGTTCGGGCTCATTCGCAGCGTCCGTACTCGGTGTGATGATGCTGGCAGTGGGCGCCGTGCTCAGTGGCGTGGTGACCGCCGCGCTGCTGTCAGAGACCTTTCCGACGCGGACCCGCTACACAGCGTCGGCAATTACCTACAACCTCGCCTATACGCTGTTTGGTGGCACGGCGCCCTTGATGGCTACCTGGTTGATCGGTATGACCGGGAGCAATCTGTCGCCGGCGTTCTACCTGATGGTCGTCTCGGTGCTGGCGCTGGCAGGCGGATTGGCGTTACCCGAGACGTCGAAGATCTCCCTACACGGCGATGCAGGCGAAGCTGTTCATGAAGGGCAGCCGGTAGCTGTTTGA
- the glyQ gene encoding glycine--tRNA ligase subunit alpha, which produces MSQPTPAVRTFQDLILALQQYWAEQGCVVLQPYDMEVGAGTFHTATFLRAVGPETWNAAYVQPSRRPTDGRYGENPNRLQHYYQFQVVLKPNPDNFQELYLGSLKHIGLDPLVHDVRFVEDNWESPTLGAWGLGWEVWLNGMEVTQFTYFQQAGGIECYPVTGEITYGLERLAMYLQGVDSVYDLVWADGPFGKVTYGDVFHQNEVEQSTYNFEHANVDKLFELFDFYESEAKRLLELDQPLPLPSYEMVLKASHTFNLLDARRAISVTARQQYILRVRTLARGVAQAYLMARAKLGFPMATPDLRDEVLAKLEAAQ; this is translated from the coding sequence GTGAGCCAGCCTACGCCAGCCGTGCGTACCTTCCAAGACTTGATCCTCGCCCTCCAGCAATACTGGGCCGAGCAAGGTTGTGTGGTGCTTCAGCCCTACGATATGGAAGTGGGCGCCGGCACTTTTCATACCGCCACGTTTCTGCGCGCCGTCGGCCCGGAAACCTGGAACGCCGCTTACGTGCAACCCAGCCGCCGTCCGACTGACGGCCGCTATGGCGAGAACCCCAACCGCCTGCAGCACTACTACCAGTTCCAGGTCGTTCTGAAGCCCAACCCGGACAACTTCCAGGAACTGTACCTGGGTTCGCTCAAGCACATCGGCCTCGATCCGCTGGTGCACGACGTGCGCTTCGTCGAAGACAACTGGGAGTCGCCGACCCTGGGCGCCTGGGGCCTGGGCTGGGAAGTCTGGCTCAACGGCATGGAAGTCACCCAGTTCACCTACTTCCAGCAGGCCGGCGGCATCGAATGCTACCCGGTCACCGGCGAAATCACCTATGGCCTCGAGCGCCTGGCCATGTACCTGCAGGGCGTCGACTCGGTCTACGACCTGGTCTGGGCCGATGGCCCGTTCGGCAAGGTGACCTACGGCGACGTGTTCCACCAGAACGAGGTGGAGCAGTCCACGTACAACTTCGAGCACGCCAACGTCGACAAGCTGTTCGAGCTGTTCGATTTCTACGAGAGCGAGGCCAAGCGCCTGCTCGAACTGGACCAGCCCCTGCCGCTGCCCAGCTATGAAATGGTCTTGAAGGCATCCCACACCTTCAACCTGCTCGATGCCCGCCGCGCCATTTCGGTCACCGCGCGCCAGCAGTACATCCTGCGCGTGCGGACCTTGGCCCGCGGCGTGGCACAGGCCTACCTGATGGCCCGTGCCAAGCTGGGTTTCCCCATGGCGACCCCCGATCTGCGTGATGAAGTATTGGCCAAGCTGGAGGCTGCGCAATGA